In Helianthus annuus cultivar XRQ/B chromosome 9, HanXRQr2.0-SUNRISE, whole genome shotgun sequence, the following are encoded in one genomic region:
- the LOC110925486 gene encoding TMV resistance protein N-like, whose amino-acid sequence METRVMDMVSSLEIDSDDVRMIGIKGIGGGGKTTLARAVYDYISTWFEGKSFVENVREVSKGSGLKELQRHVLSTVLNDQSIVVPSVSDGKNMMKKMMGNRKIVLVLDDVDDIGQLEALAGEPTWFKMGSRIIITTRDEQVLKAHRVNFIHDVNLLSDGEAICLFSRYAFGREIPNQGYEELSRMVIHYAAGLPLTVKVLGSFLCDRIKSEWADAIGRLKTIPLKETLEKLELSFNGLENDQKEIFMDIACILKGKRKKEAIRILESRGFHAQIGLRVLVQKSLITLSKVELYDEDDVEKLFMHDHLEELGRNIVRRLHPDEPSRHSRLWIKDEIEDILVNELGNQETKCIKLEDTDLNPAIIMKGLGKMKDLRFLYVNPRNFKREVVDEVSQYLPDSLQSLCWREYPFCCLPKTFRANKLVHLEMARSNISQLWEGGERKVFNKLKFLDLSYSRLRTFDLTVTPHLNHLNFQGCKDFVELRMPVECSNLKFLNLGRTKVSNLNVGMIPYLEHLDLGECFDFVELQMPVECLNLKILHLSLSKVSNLNLGMTPHLEKLDLRGCAEFVELHMPVECPNLKMLTLYITKVGNLNLGMTPNLEKLDLDACNEFELHMPVECPNLIHLKIRGSKVSNLNLELIPNLEILDLSKCYCLLEIHAPVGCLEKLVYFSLDTHSNFKTFMYYSPKNQATSNIMAQCIHICPLHPNNKLPKFGFELETDEPLSSWMGNLFKLIYSGLCPCKNLECWSATICGLQHLRGLELKGSIPGSISRDLWQLESLEKLSLREVEIQHLPDSIYMLKHLKSLEIRNCQDIEQLPEDICRLECLEELELCYCKSL is encoded by the exons ATGGAAACCCGGGTAATGGACATGGTTTCATCTTTAGAAATTGATTCTGATGATGTTCGTATGATAGGGATCAAGGGGATAGGAGGTGGTGGGAAGACCACTTTGGCGAGAGCTGTTTATGATTATATATCCACTTGGTTTGAAGGTAAAAGCTTTGTTGAAAATGTAAGAGAAGTTTCTAAAGGCTCTGGTTTGAAGGAGTTGCAAAGACACGTCCTTTCAACTGTGTTAAATGATCAAAGCATTGTTGTACCAAGTGTTTCAGACGGAAAAAATATGATGAAAAAGATGATGGGTAATCGAAAGATTGTTCTAGTTCTAGATGATGTGGATGATATAGGGCAGCTGGAAGCTTTAGCGGGTGAGCCTACTTGGTTTAAGATGGGAAGTAGAATCATCATCACAACAAGAGATGAGCAAGTGTTGAAGGCGCATCGAGTGAACTTTATTCATGATGTCAATCTGTTATCTGATGGGGAAGCTATTTGCCTCTTCAGTAGGTATGCATTTGGGAGAGAGATTCCAAATCAAGGGTATGAAGAGCTATCAAGAATGGTTATACATTATGCTGCTGGACTTCCATTAACAGTTAAAGTTTTGGGTTCATTTCTTTGTGATAGAATTAAGAGTGAATGGGCAGATGCCATCGGAAGATTGAAAACAATTCCTCTTAAAGAAACTCTCGAAAAATTGGAATTAAGCTTTAATGGTCTAGAGAATGATCAAAAAGAAATATTTATGGATATTGCTTGCATACTCAAAGGTAAAAGGAAGAAGGAAGCAATCAGAATACTTGAAAGCCGTGGATTTCATGCTCAGATCGGTCTAAGAGTTCTTGTACAAAAATCCTTGATAACTTTATCTAAGGTTGAACTCtatgatgaagatgatgttgaGAAGTTGTTCATGCATGACCATCTAGAAGAATTGGGCAGGAATATTGTTAGGCGTTTGCATCCTGATGAGCCTAGTAGACATAGTCGATTATGGATTAAAGATGAAATTGAAGATATATTGGTTAATGAATTG GGTAATCAAGAAACAAAATGTATCAAACTGGAGGATACAGATCTCAATCCAGCAATTATTATGAAAGGTCTTGGAAAGATGAAGGACCTCAGATTTCTTTACGTGAACCCTCGTAATTTCAAAAGGGAAGTTGTCGATGAAGTTAGCCAATACTTACCAGATTCTTTACAATCACTATGTTGGCGTGAATACCCTTTTTGTTGTTTACCTAAAACATTTCGAGCAAATAAGCTTGTTCACCTTGAAATGGCAAGGAGCAATATCTCTCAACTCTGGGAAGGGGGAGAAAGAAAG GTTTTTAATAAGCTTAAATTCCTTGACCTCTCATATTCAAGGTTGAGAACCTTTGACCTTACGGTGACTCCACATCTCAATCATTTAAATTTCCAAGGATGTAAGGACTTTGTAGAACTCCGTATGCCTGTTGAATGTTCGAACCTTAAGTTCCTCAACCTCGGTCGTACTAAGGTGAGTAACCTTAACGTTGGGATGATCCCATATCTCGAGCATTTAGATCTCGGAGAATGTTTTGACTTTGTAGAACTACAAATGCCGGTTGAATGTCTGAACCTCAAAATCCTCCATCTCAGTCTTTCTAAGGTGAGTAACCTTAACCTTGGGATGACTCCACATCTCGAGAAGTTAGATCTTAGAGGATGTGCTGAATTTGTAGAACTCCACATGCCCGTTGAATGTCCAAACCTCAAAATGCTCACCCTCTATATAACTAAGGTAGGTAACCTAAACCTCGGGATGACCCCAAATCTCGAGAAGTTAGATCTTGATGCATGTAATGAGTTCGAACTCCACATGCCCGTTGAATGTCCAAATCTCATACACCTTAAAATCAGGGGTTCTAAGGTGAGTAACCTTAACCTTGAGCTGATTCCGAATCTTGAGATATTAGATCTTTCAAAATGTTATTGTCTGCTAGAAATTCATGCTCCAGTTGGATGTCTAGAAAAGCTTGTCTACTTTAGCTTAGACACTCACTCAAATTTTAAAACTTTTATGTATTACTCACCGAAGAACCAAGCTACATCAAATATAATGGCACAATGTATACATATATGCCCACTGCACCCTAATAATAAATTGCCAAAGTTTGGGTTTGAATTGGAAACAGATGAACCTCTATCCTCATGGATGGGAAATCTTTTCAAGCTTATTTATTCTGGTCTATGCCCTTGCAAAAACCTCGAATGCTGGTCTGCAACTATTTGTGGTTTACAACATTTAAGAGGGCTTGAACTTAAAGGCAGTATTCCTGGGAGTATTTCTAGGGATCTGTGGCAGCTAGAAAGTCTAGAGAAGCTTTCATTGAGGGAGGTAGAGATTCAGCATCTTCCGGATAGCATTTATATGTTGAAACATCTGAAATCACTTGAAATTAGGAATTGTCAGGATATTGAGCAGTTACCAGAAGATATATGCAGATTAGAGTGTTTAGAGGAGTTAGAGCTATGCTATTGCAAATCCTTATGA
- the LOC110925469 gene encoding disease resistance protein RPV1-like, whose amino-acid sequence MASTSSVPKSFKYDVFLSFRGEDTRKTFVDHLYVALVNKGIITYKDDETIDKGERIKERLIRSIQDSRFYIIVFSKNYASSSWCLDELVEIIKCQKTSEHTAYPIFYDVEPTEVRHQSGAFGEAFAKLVAKHEKGSGMFSFLKLFTRKRKRTSEDLVTLHL is encoded by the coding sequence ATGGCTTCTACTTCATCAGTTCCAAAAAGCTTCAAGTACGATGTGTTCTTGAGTTTCCGGGGTGAAGACACCCGCAAAACCTTTGTTGATCATCTCTATGTTGCTCTTGTGAATAAAGGCATTATTACTTACAAAGATGATGAAACAATCGACAAAGGTGAAAGGATCAAGGAGCGGCTAATCAGATCCATACAAGACTCGAGATTTTACATAATTGTATTCTCCAAGAACTATGCTTCTTCATCGTGGTGCTTAGACGAGCTCGTGGAGATTATCAAGTGCCAGAAGACATCCGAGCATACTGCTTACCCCATCTTCTATGATGTGGAACCCACCGAAGTGCGCCACCAAAGTGGGGCATTTGGGGAAGCCTTTGCAAAACTTGTTGCTAAACATGAAAAGGGTAGCGGGATGTTCTCCTTCTTGAAATTGTTCACAAGGAAGAGGAAGAGGACGTCGGAGGATCTGGTAACACTGCATTTGTAG